The following are encoded together in the bacterium genome:
- a CDS encoding LuxR C-terminal-related transcriptional regulator — MGDSAYRTAVAEGRALSADEAVDLAQAALEPLTRTGPDRAAATGEARSPAFLSDREQTVLRLIEGLPNKQIATALSIGERTVKSHVASAMNKLGVDNRAHAAVVAIQRGLL, encoded by the coding sequence ATGGGGGACTCGGCGTACCGCACGGCCGTCGCGGAGGGGCGGGCGCTGTCGGCGGACGAGGCGGTCGACCTCGCGCAAGCTGCGCTCGAGCCGCTCACGCGCACCGGGCCGGATCGGGCCGCCGCGACCGGCGAGGCGCGGTCGCCCGCGTTCCTCAGCGACCGCGAGCAAACCGTCCTGCGACTCATCGAGGGGCTGCCCAACAAGCAGATCGCCACCGCGCTGAGCATCGGCGAACGCACGGTGAAATCGCACGTCGCCTCGGCGATGAACAAACTGGGCGTCGACAACCGCGCGCACGCTGCGGTCGTGGCGATCCAGCGCGGGCTGCTCTAA